A genomic window from Sphingobacterium sp. BN32 includes:
- a CDS encoding TonB-dependent receptor plug domain-containing protein produces MKFFYITLVLFLCSIACFGQTASIKGIVHLLDGTPVKQATVRIKGTTIASVSNEKGEYLLAEVPYGSQVITVTSVEVQTRNLPLQVDKSKYDLHIHIDPRGEVSLDEIRVTGNSAKREIETKGFAVNVIETKLAALQSIQTNELLDRSAGVRIRQDGGLGSHIHYNINGLSGNAVKVFIDGVPASNYGSSFSLNSIPPALIERIEIFKGVVPGYLSEDALGGAINVVMKKQRTRNSLLTSYSAGSFNTHQWNMIGSFKNEKGLGVDASAFYNYSDNNYEVWGENISFKDYTGATTLNQRAKRFHDAYRSYGGRVNFGYTDVSWADRFLIGGVLSRDYKEVQHGRTMNKPYGNRHTRGNSNVATLTYEKKDLLLEGLSVKLDASYSYLERQLIDTIDWMYDWRGKPIQNPDGSYVTYTSGAESSSSKTTALNSDKTLVSRVNLGYAINANNHLFANYLYNNFKRGTEDKMQPLGIQLLENTRDLQKNIFSFTYENLSFSQKLRTNIFYKHYLQKVTSNEPYQINANPPEYGLKKFERDRNHSGYGFAASYALRPTLFLLGSGEKAIRLPNANEIFGNVADNLLPPVGELNPEISYNANLGVNLGPYIMDKHMIRLNSSLIYRNTQGMIREGLQSGNNDNTRFENLEDVETRGIDAEIRYTYNQKLDFNFTISKISTLFNTEFNQNGDRYLFYRTQIRNEPSFKFNANLAYRLENLFADGSHSSIYYNVNYVEGFLRNWANVGGVNLDKIPTQYANDIGLTYAFPSSKVILSVDAKNIFNQQTFDNFGLQKPGRAFYAKITYAIF; encoded by the coding sequence ATGAAATTTTTTTACATTACCTTAGTCCTTTTCCTGTGTTCAATCGCTTGCTTCGGGCAAACAGCAAGCATCAAAGGTATTGTACATTTATTAGACGGAACCCCTGTAAAACAGGCAACAGTACGTATAAAAGGCACCACAATCGCTTCTGTTTCCAATGAGAAAGGCGAGTATCTCTTAGCCGAAGTTCCTTATGGCTCACAAGTAATCACCGTAACTTCTGTAGAAGTGCAAACGAGGAATCTACCGCTTCAGGTCGATAAGTCGAAGTATGATTTACACATTCACATCGATCCGCGTGGAGAGGTTAGTTTGGACGAGATTCGTGTAACGGGAAACTCTGCCAAGCGAGAGATCGAGACAAAGGGCTTTGCGGTCAATGTGATTGAGACGAAATTAGCCGCATTACAGTCTATTCAAACCAATGAGTTATTAGACAGAAGTGCGGGGGTTCGGATCCGCCAAGATGGAGGATTGGGCTCGCACATCCATTATAATATCAATGGCTTGTCCGGCAATGCTGTAAAGGTCTTTATAGATGGTGTTCCTGCAAGTAACTATGGATCATCCTTCTCGCTTAACAGTATTCCTCCAGCTTTGATTGAGCGAATCGAGATTTTTAAAGGCGTCGTTCCTGGTTACCTCTCTGAGGATGCGCTTGGCGGAGCCATAAACGTGGTAATGAAGAAACAAAGAACACGCAATTCGCTTTTAACCTCTTATTCAGCGGGATCATTTAACACGCACCAATGGAATATGATTGGAAGCTTTAAAAATGAAAAAGGCTTGGGCGTCGATGCTTCTGCATTCTACAATTATAGTGACAATAACTACGAGGTTTGGGGAGAAAACATCTCTTTCAAGGATTATACAGGGGCAACCACTTTGAACCAACGTGCAAAGCGATTTCATGATGCATACCGTTCTTACGGTGGCCGCGTAAATTTTGGATATACGGATGTCAGTTGGGCTGATCGGTTTCTGATAGGCGGAGTTCTTTCTAGAGATTACAAAGAGGTTCAACACGGACGCACAATGAATAAGCCTTACGGAAATAGACATACGAGGGGGAATAGCAATGTCGCGACCTTAACCTATGAAAAGAAAGATTTATTGTTAGAAGGCCTTTCGGTTAAATTGGATGCAAGTTATTCTTATTTAGAGCGTCAATTAATCGATACAATTGACTGGATGTATGATTGGAGAGGGAAGCCTATCCAAAATCCTGACGGCTCTTATGTTACCTATACATCGGGAGCAGAGTCCTCAAGTTCCAAAACAACCGCTTTAAATAGCGATAAGACCTTAGTATCTCGTGTTAATTTAGGTTATGCGATCAATGCTAATAACCACCTATTCGCTAATTATTTATACAATAATTTCAAACGAGGTACCGAAGATAAAATGCAGCCCCTAGGCATTCAATTGCTAGAAAACACAAGAGATCTTCAAAAGAATATTTTTTCATTTACATACGAAAACTTATCCTTTTCACAGAAGTTAAGAACTAATATTTTTTATAAACACTATCTGCAGAAGGTTACATCGAATGAGCCCTATCAAATAAATGCAAACCCGCCAGAATATGGTCTGAAAAAGTTCGAGCGCGACCGAAATCACAGTGGATATGGTTTTGCGGCCTCTTATGCTTTGCGACCTACGCTATTTCTTCTTGGGTCGGGCGAGAAAGCTATTCGCTTGCCAAATGCTAATGAGATATTTGGGAATGTTGCAGACAACCTCTTGCCGCCTGTAGGCGAGTTGAACCCTGAGATCAGCTATAATGCGAATCTTGGAGTGAACTTGGGGCCATATATTATGGATAAGCATATGATCCGCTTGAATAGTTCGCTTATTTATAGAAATACGCAAGGCATGATTCGGGAAGGTCTTCAATCTGGAAACAATGATAACACGCGTTTCGAGAACTTAGAAGACGTAGAGACAAGAGGGATTGACGCGGAGATAAGGTACACATACAATCAAAAATTAGACTTCAATTTTACGATTTCCAAAATCAGTACACTGTTCAATACAGAGTTTAATCAGAATGGAGATCGTTATTTATTCTATCGTACGCAGATTCGGAATGAACCTTCTTTTAAGTTCAATGCGAACCTCGCCTATCGTTTGGAAAATCTGTTTGCTGATGGATCACATTCTTCCATTTATTACAACGTCAATTATGTGGAAGGCTTCTTGCGAAATTGGGCAAATGTTGGTGGAGTTAATTTGGACAAGATACCCACGCAATATGCAAATGATATCGGTTTAACCTATGCTTTTCCTTCAAGCAAGGTTATTCTGAGCGTTGATGCTAAGAATATTTTCAATCAACAGACATTCGACAATTTCGGTCTGCAGAAGCCTGGAAGAGCATTCTACGCAAAAATTACTTACGCAATTTTTTAA
- a CDS encoding AraC family transcriptional regulator, translating to MTQSEKKATHSEILGIPEASDEQSIMALGTEMYFTVLEGRQRFAFNSPVDGYLNVLIAENSTNVSLQVKQQQYILHADENLLKHLQKGTAIDVKSLSSDCTLLLLIIPSEKIQSFHKTYTEQQERFENGLLTKSDKRISLAVNQIIGLYAADSFINQLRVQSLLLETIVHQIEGLYAENENKELIANKNHYERIVLVKQLIDEDLSQNHSISSLAKHVGTNEQYLKQHFKQYYGKTVMNYITEKKMEHAKSLILTGKHRISDVARMTGYKHSTHFTTAFKKYFGIIPNSLRYTFLVAQEGITEMVDMIGKISL from the coding sequence ATGACGCAATCAGAAAAAAAAGCTACACATTCAGAAATATTGGGTATCCCGGAAGCCTCCGACGAGCAAAGTATCATGGCGCTGGGAACCGAGATGTATTTTACGGTGCTGGAAGGAAGACAGCGTTTCGCCTTCAACAGTCCCGTGGATGGTTATTTGAATGTATTGATTGCGGAGAATTCAACCAATGTAAGCTTACAGGTAAAGCAGCAACAATATATACTGCACGCGGATGAAAACCTGCTCAAGCACCTACAAAAAGGAACGGCAATTGACGTTAAAAGTCTTTCCTCCGACTGCACCCTCCTTTTACTCATCATCCCTAGCGAGAAAATACAGTCTTTCCACAAAACTTATACAGAACAACAGGAACGCTTTGAGAACGGTCTGTTGACCAAATCGGATAAACGTATCAGTCTAGCCGTAAACCAAATTATTGGCTTATATGCTGCGGACTCCTTTATCAACCAGTTGCGCGTACAGTCTCTATTGTTGGAAACTATCGTTCATCAAATTGAAGGCCTATATGCCGAAAATGAGAATAAGGAGCTGATTGCAAACAAAAACCATTACGAACGAATCGTCCTGGTAAAACAATTAATTGACGAAGATCTCTCTCAGAACCATTCGATATCCAGTCTCGCTAAGCATGTCGGAACCAACGAGCAATATCTGAAGCAACATTTTAAACAATATTATGGCAAGACCGTCATGAATTACATCACCGAAAAAAAGATGGAGCATGCCAAATCCCTGATATTGACCGGCAAGCACCGCATTTCCGACGTTGCGCGCATGACCGGATACAAACATTCCACCCACTTCACCACCGCCTTTAAAAAGTATTTCGGAATTATCCCTAATTCCCTGAGATACACCTTCCTCGTAGCACAGGAAGGAATCACCGAAATGGTCGATATGATAGGGAAAATTTCATTATAG
- a CDS encoding DUF2147 domain-containing protein produces MKRLLTTVCAIFIGLMVFAQSNDPILGKWQNPSGEGRIEIYKKGDKFYGKLYWIKDSSKKDLKNPKESLRSRNLQGLEILTNFTKNGKTYEDGQIYDPKSGKTYSCKMTLKGDDALDIRGYVGVSLLGRTETWKRIK; encoded by the coding sequence ATGAAAAGATTATTGACAACAGTATGCGCGATATTCATCGGGCTAATGGTCTTTGCACAAAGTAATGATCCAATTCTTGGGAAATGGCAAAATCCAAGTGGAGAAGGGCGTATTGAAATCTACAAAAAGGGCGATAAGTTTTATGGGAAGTTGTATTGGATAAAGGACTCCAGCAAGAAGGATTTGAAGAATCCGAAAGAGTCTCTGCGTTCGCGGAATCTTCAAGGCTTAGAGATTTTAACAAATTTCACGAAGAATGGGAAGACCTACGAAGATGGACAGATTTACGACCCGAAATCAGGAAAGACTTATAGCTGCAAGATGACGCTGAAGGGCGATGATGCCCTGGATATTCGCGGCTATGTAGGCGTTAGCTTACTGGGGCGTACTGAAACATGGAAGAGAATTAAATAG
- the kbl gene encoding glycine C-acetyltransferase, which translates to MYKTLKPALETELAAIKDAGLYKEERIITTPQGADIKISTGQEVINFCANNYLGLSSHPKVVAAAKAAIDSHGYGMSSVRFICGTQDVHKELEAKLSKFLGTEDTILYAAAFDANGGVFEPLFSAEDAIISDELNHASIIDGVRLCKAQRFRYKNADMADLEAQLQSAAGARHKIIVTDGAFSMDGSVAPLDQICDLADKYEALVMIDESHCSGFIGKTGRGTHELFNVMDRVDIITGTLGKALGGASGGFTSGKKEIIDMLRQRSRPYLFSNTLAPAIAGASVAVLDMLSETTELRDKLENNTKYFREKMTEAGFDIKPGFHPIVPVMLYDAKLAQEFASKMLEEGIYVIGFYYPVVPQGKARIRVQISAGHEPEHLDKAIAAFTKVGKELGVIK; encoded by the coding sequence ATGTACAAAACCTTAAAGCCCGCTTTAGAAACGGAATTGGCAGCGATTAAAGATGCTGGTTTATATAAAGAAGAACGCATTATCACGACTCCTCAAGGTGCGGATATTAAAATCAGTACGGGTCAGGAAGTGATCAACTTCTGTGCGAATAACTATTTGGGATTGTCTTCACATCCGAAAGTTGTTGCTGCAGCCAAAGCAGCGATCGATTCACACGGATATGGCATGTCATCAGTACGATTTATCTGTGGTACACAGGATGTGCATAAAGAATTGGAAGCGAAACTATCGAAGTTCTTAGGCACGGAAGATACCATTCTATATGCTGCAGCATTTGATGCAAATGGGGGTGTATTCGAGCCTTTATTCTCTGCTGAAGATGCGATCATCTCGGATGAATTGAATCACGCTTCTATTATAGACGGTGTTCGCTTATGTAAAGCGCAAAGATTCCGTTATAAAAATGCAGATATGGCCGATTTGGAAGCGCAATTGCAATCAGCTGCCGGTGCACGCCATAAAATCATTGTTACAGATGGTGCATTTTCGATGGATGGTTCGGTTGCTCCCTTGGATCAAATTTGCGATTTAGCGGATAAGTACGAAGCTTTGGTCATGATTGATGAGTCTCACTGTTCTGGTTTTATTGGTAAAACGGGCCGTGGTACGCACGAATTATTCAACGTAATGGATCGTGTAGACATTATCACAGGAACATTAGGTAAAGCGTTGGGTGGAGCATCCGGTGGTTTTACATCCGGTAAAAAAGAAATTATCGATATGCTTCGCCAGCGTTCGCGTCCATACTTATTCTCCAACACTTTGGCTCCTGCTATTGCGGGTGCTTCGGTTGCGGTATTGGATATGTTGAGCGAAACAACCGAGCTTCGTGATAAATTAGAAAACAATACAAAATACTTCCGCGAAAAGATGACAGAGGCGGGTTTTGATATAAAACCTGGATTCCATCCCATCGTTCCGGTGATGTTGTATGACGCTAAATTAGCGCAAGAATTCGCTTCTAAAATGTTGGAAGAGGGAATCTATGTGATCGGTTTTTATTATCCGGTTGTTCCGCAAGGAAAAGCCCGTATCCGTGTGCAAATCTCTGCAGGACACGAGCCTGAGCATTTGGACAAAGCGATTGCGGCCTTCACAAAAGTTGGTAAGGAATTAGGCGTGATTAAATAA
- a CDS encoding phage holin family protein, whose protein sequence is MRFIISLLVTGLVVALASWVIPGVAVAGFGWAILTGLVIGLVNAIVGGILRLFTFPLNWLTFGLVSFIITVLMIMLSDKIMGTKFEVDGFWPAFFFAIAVAVIEMIIGAMTSDKK, encoded by the coding sequence ATGAGGTTTATCATCAGTCTTTTAGTAACAGGTTTAGTCGTTGCTTTAGCATCTTGGGTTATCCCTGGCGTAGCAGTCGCTGGATTTGGTTGGGCGATTTTAACAGGTCTTGTTATTGGGCTTGTAAACGCTATTGTTGGGGGCATACTACGATTATTTACATTCCCTTTAAATTGGTTGACGTTCGGATTAGTTTCCTTTATCATAACGGTATTGATGATTATGTTATCTGACAAAATCATGGGTACCAAATTTGAAGTTGATGGCTTCTGGCCAGCATTCTTCTTCGCTATCGCTGTTGCAGTGATAGAAATGATTATCGGAGCAATGACATCCGACAAAAAATAA